AGTCGGAGTCGGTCGGCTTCCGGTACTTCGCGGTCGACACCGGCGGCGAGTTCGTCTACGACGGCGAGCGCTGGCGCGCGCAGGGATTCAGGGGACCCTTCCTCGACGCCGGGCGGATTCGAGGCATCGCGGACCGAGTCGTCCGGACCACGGCCGAACTCGAACGGGCGTTCCGGAACCTCGAACGCGGCGACACGATCCGGATCGCCTCGGGCGTCTACCGGCCCTCGCGGTGGCTGACAGTCGACGCGAGCGACGTGACCGTGATCGGCGAGTCCCGGAGGGACACACTGATCCGGCCGGCCGACGGCGCGAACGTCGGCGGCTTTCACGTCGGGCCGAATCCCCAGAACCGGGTCGAGAACGTGCTGATCGAGGGCGTCGGCTTCGACGGCAACGAGCGGACGATGGACGATACCGTGAAGCGCTGTCACGCGTTCCTCGTCGAACACGCCTCGCAGGTGACGATCCGGGACTGTTTCGCCACGCGCACGCACCCCTACCACGAACACGACTCCGGCGGCTCTGGGTTCACCGTCCGGCGACAGGCGACCGACGTGAGTCTCGTCGGCAACTACACGGACGACATCGGCGACCGGTCGATCCAGGTCGCCGGTTCCGCGATCCGCGTTGCCGGCAACCGCCTGACGAACGGCTTCGACCGCGCCATCTCGCTCGACGTGCGCCACCCGGACGGGCCGAAGTACTACGCCCGGAACGTCGGCGTCGTCAACAACGTCGGCCGGGACAACTCCACGGGATCGATCATCGGCGCGTCACAGGGTGCACCCCAGCGACCGGGCGCGGGCAACTACGCGATCGTCGGCAACGTCGCCGCGGGCACCCACCGCCGGACGGTCTACCTCGGCATCGAAGAGGCAGTCCGAAACGTCGCTATCGTCGGTAACAGCGGGCGACAGGCCGACTTCGGCGAACCGCGGTCGGGCATCTACGTCTCGGGCAACGTCTCGGCGTTCACCGTCGCGGGCAACACTCTCGCGGACTACTCGCTCCACGGTATCGAACTGGAGGGGACCGGATCGGACTTCACCGTCACCGGGAATACGATTCTCTCGCCCCGGCGGGACGGGATTCGCGCGGAGACGGACTGGGGGACGATCACCGGCAACGTCGTCGAGTCGCCGGGCCGCGTCGGCATCGAGGCCGCAGTCGGCAACGCGGTCGTCGGCAACAACGCGGTCCGGGACGCCGGCGGCGACGGCATCCACCTCGGCGCGGCCGGGGACGCGGTGGTGGCGACGAACCGGGTGGCGGGGTCGGGTCGTGCCTCGCGGGGCACCGCCGAGATTCGGATCGACGGCTCCGACTGCGTGGTCGCCGGCAACGTCGTCAGCCAGAACGCGGCGTTCGGGATCAGCGAGGCGGGGGACGCCGACGGGAACGTCTTCCTCGGCAACCGTGTTCGGCGAGGGAGCGCTGGTGGGTCTGCGTCCGGCCCCTCGGGGGGGTCCGGGGCCGGCGGGTCCGGTGGTTCGGGCGACCGCGACCCGCCGCCCGAGTCGGGAGAGAGCGACCGACGGGCGTGGGACCTGCGCGGACCGACGAGTCGACTGCTGGGCAACAGTCCGGCACCCGACCCAGTCCGAGAAATCGACGTACTGGAGTCCGACGGCACCGCGACGATCAGGTTCGACCGGCCCTACGCGCGGAAACCGATCCTCGACGTGCAGACCGAGACACCGGCCGACTGGACGATCGACTGGCGGCGCGACGCCGCCGGGAACCTCGTCGG
This genomic window from Salinirubrum litoreum contains:
- a CDS encoding right-handed parallel beta-helix repeat-containing protein, coding for MRSDPDAPSGLSRRAYLKLAGASAATAGLAGCEAARQDPPDALAEPVIADTYGVGPAAARPESESVGFRYFAVDTGGEFVYDGERWRAQGFRGPFLDAGRIRGIADRVVRTTAELERAFRNLERGDTIRIASGVYRPSRWLTVDASDVTVIGESRRDTLIRPADGANVGGFHVGPNPQNRVENVLIEGVGFDGNERTMDDTVKRCHAFLVEHASQVTIRDCFATRTHPYHEHDSGGSGFTVRRQATDVSLVGNYTDDIGDRSIQVAGSAIRVAGNRLTNGFDRAISLDVRHPDGPKYYARNVGVVNNVGRDNSTGSIIGASQGAPQRPGAGNYAIVGNVAAGTHRRTVYLGIEEAVRNVAIVGNSGRQADFGEPRSGIYVSGNVSAFTVAGNTLADYSLHGIELEGTGSDFTVTGNTILSPRRDGIRAETDWGTITGNVVESPGRVGIEAAVGNAVVGNNAVRDAGGDGIHLGAAGDAVVATNRVAGSGRASRGTAEIRIDGSDCVVAGNVVSQNAAFGISEAGDADGNVFLGNRVRRGSAGGSASGPSGGSGAGGSGGSGDRDPPPESGESDRRAWDLRGPTSRLLGNSPAPDPVREIDVLESDGTATIRFDRPYARKPILDVQTETPADWTIDWRRDAAGNLVGADLAFTDRAGDPATPTAQVGVRRPE